One Brassica napus cultivar Da-Ae chromosome C2, Da-Ae, whole genome shotgun sequence DNA window includes the following coding sequences:
- the LOC106376726 gene encoding exocyst complex component SEC5A gives MSSDSDEDELLQMALKEQAQRDLTDQKPPSSSSSRPVANLVQQPRQHKPSPARKPSMDEPEVELLSISSEDDDVERERERGRAKKEDDGGGAWDGEEPDCWKRVNEAELARRVRDMRESRTAPVVQKLEDKAPEPGKKVVLTSLQSLPRGMECIDPLKLGIIDNKTLRLISERSGSPSKAEKVDNTLREKLIYFSDHFDPKLFLSRIHQDTSAADLEAGALGLKSDLKGRDLQRKQLVKDNFDCFVSCKTTIDDIESKLKRIEEDPEGSGTTHLFNCMKSVTSTANLAFEPLFERQAQAEKIRSVQGMLQRFRTLFNLPSIIRNSISKGEYDLAVREYKKAKSIALPSHVNILKRVLEEVEKVMLEFKGTLYKTMEDPKIDFTSLENTVRLLLELEPESDPVWHYINVQNHRIHGLLEKCTYDHEARVETLRNETRERAISDAKWQQIQQNVVPYSDAASSTENNEVQVDLQSVEFPSEEIDGLKGRYIKIMTAVLVHHIPAFWKTALSVFSGKFAKLSQVTDTSANKSEEKVTEARYSTHSLEEVAGMIRKTISVYEAKVNNTFCDFDESCILRPFMSNAIQAVSKACQAFEAKDSVPHSSVVALRKVQAEITKIYIQRLCSWMRASTERISKEETWIPASILERHKSPYAISYLPLAFRSVIVSGMEQINLMILSVKGEEAAKSEDMFAQIEEMLISVRLAFLNCFLDFAAHLEQIGADLSTREDWKNGYSDDQEGVTSASTYASVVDPHRRLLMVLSNIGYCKDELASELYNKFKYIWLQSRGKDEDSSSDLQDLIMSFSGLGEKVLEHYTFAKANLIRTAATIYLLDSGIQWGSAPQVKGIRDSAVELLHTLVAVHAEVFAGARPLLEKILGFLIEGLIDTFLSLVEENRTDELRSIDANGFCQVMFELEYFETVLNLYFTSDATASLKTLQGTVLEIAIESVSESVETTPGHNRRPTRGSEDTASDDRQGSSVSADDLLALTKQYSSELLQTEMERTSVNTACFAESVPVEPIPPLLPKASYRGPMDPPSRNYRGSQSSGSPIHARPRRR, from the exons ATGTCTAGCGACAGCGACGAAGATGAGCTTCTTCAAATGGCGTTGAAAGAGCAGGCTCAGAGAGATCTCACCGATCAGAAAcctccttcctcttcctctaGCAGGCCTGTTGCCAATCTGGTCCAGCAGCCACGTCAGCACAAGCCGTCCCCTGCTAGGAAACCGTCTATGGATGAGCCGGAGGTGGAGTTGCTAAGTATCTCGAGCGAGGATGATGACGTGGAGAGGGAAAGGGAGAGAGGAAGAGCGAAGAAGGAGGATGATGGAGGAGGAGCTTGGGATGGTGAGGAGCCTGATTGCTGGAAACGTGTCAATGAAGCTGAG CTTGCACGTAGGGTTCGTGATATGAGGGAATCAAGAACCGCACCAGTGGTTCAGAAACTTGAGGATAAGGCACCTGAGCCTGGCAAGAAAGTGGTTCTCACTAGTTTGCAGTCACTCCCTCGTGGGATGGAATGCATTGATCCACTTAAACTAGG GATAATAGACAACAAGACACTGAGATTAATCAGTGAGAGGTCAGGCAGCCCATCTAAAGCTGAGAAAGTGGACAATACACTTCGAG AAAAGTTGATTTACTTCTCTGATCATTTCGATCCGAAGCTGTTTCTTTCTCGCATTCACCAAGACACAAGTGCGGCAGATTTGGAAGCTGGTGCCCTTGGCTTGAAAAGTGACTTAAAGGGTCGAGATTTGCAAAGAAAACAATTGGTAAAAGACAATTTTGACTGCTTCGTCTCGTGTAAAACAACAATTGATG ATATTGAGTCGAAACTGAAGCGGATTGAAGAAGATCCGGAAGGGTCAGGAACTACTCATTTGTTCAATTGTATGAAAAGTGTGACATCAACGGCTAATCTTGCATTTGAGCCTCTTTTTGAGAGACAG GCTCAAGCTGAGAAAATCAGGTCTGTACAAGGAATGCTTCAGAGGTTCCGGACACTCTTCAACTTACCAAGTATCATTCGTAACAGTATTAGCAAGGGTGAATATGATTTGGCTGTTCGAGAATACAAGAAGGCGAAATCTATTGCTCTCCCTTCTCAT GTAAATATACTGAAGCGTGTACTCGAGGAGGTTGAGAAAGTTATGCTGGAATTCAAAGGCACTCTTTACAAGACTATGGAAGATCCTAAAATAGACTTCACAAGT cTGGAAAATACTGTGAGGCTTTTGCTGGAGCTGGAACCTGAATCTGATCCGGTGTGGCATTATATAAATGTTCAG AATCATAGAATTCATGGCTTGCTTGAGAAATGTACATATGATCATGAAGCAAGGGTGGAAACTTTGCGCAACGAGACTCGTGAGAGGGCCATCTCAGATGCGAAGTGGCAACAAATACAACAAAACGTCGTTCCATAT TCAGATGCTGCATCTTCTACTGAAAATAACGAAGTTCAAGTTGACCTACAATCAGTGGAGTTTCCCAGCGAAGAGATTGACGGTTTGAAGGGAAGATACATCAAAATAATGACCGCTGTGCTTGTGCATCACATCCCTGCGTTTTGGAAAACAGCTCTATCAGTTTTCAGTGGAAAATTTGCCAAG TTATCCCAAGTTACTGATACTTCTGCCAATAAATCTGAGGAGAAAGTCACAGAGGCAAGGTATTCAACTCATTCTTTGGAAGAAGTTGCTGGGATGATTCGCAAGACTATTTCTGTCTATGAAGCAAAG GTGAACAACAcattttgtgattttgatgAATCGTGCATCCTCCGCCCATTTATGAGCAATGCCATTCAAGCAGTATCAAAAGCATGTCAAGCTTTTGAAGCCAAAGATTCAGTGCCCCACAGTTCGG TTGTCGCACTAAGAAAAGTCCAGGCCGAAATCACGAAGATTTATATCCAAAGGCTTTGCTCTTGGATGAGGGCATCCACTGAACGAATATCAAAAGAGGAGACGTGGATCCCTGCTTCTATTCTTGAAAGGCATAAATCTCCTTATGCCATCTCTTACTTGCCTCTTGCATTCCGTTCAGTGATTGTCTCTGGGATGGAACAAATCAATCT GATGATTTTGTCTGTCAAAGGTGAAGAAGCTGCCAAATCAGAAGATATGTTTGCCCAGATTGAGGAAATGCTTATATCTGTTAGACTGGCATTTTTAAACTGCTTTCTGGATTTTGCTG CTCACTTGGAGCAAATTGGTGCTGATCTTTCCACACGAGAGGATTGGAAAAACGGATATTCTGATGATCAAGAGGGAGTAACATCAGCCAGCACATATGCAAGTGTTGTGGATCCTCACAGGCGGTTGTTGATGGTATTAAGTAATATAGGTTACTGCAAAGATGAACTTGCTTCAGAGCTTTACAACAAATTCAAATACATCTGGTTGCAGTCTAG gGGCAAAGATGAAGACAGTAGCAGCGATCTTCAAGATCTAATTATGTCTTTCTCTGGTCTTGGAGAGAAGGTCCTCGAGCATTACACGTTTGCTAAG GCAAATTTGATCAGAACAGCTGCCACCATTTATTTGCTGGACTCGGGTATTCAATGGGGATCAGCACCTCAAGTGAAA GGCATACGAGATTCAGCTGTCGAGCTCTTGCATACTCTTGTAGCCGTCCATGCAGAG GTCTTTGCGGGTGCAAGACCTCTGCTTGAAAAGATTCTTGGCTTTCTGATCGAAGGACTAATCGACACTTTTCTCAGTCTTGTGGAAGAGAACCGAACAGATGAACTGAGATCAATCGATGCAAATGGTTTCTGCCAAGTGATGTTTGAG CTTGAATATTTCGAGACAGTACTGAATCTATATTTTACAAGCGACGCAACCGCGTCTCTTAAAACTCTACAAGGAACAGTCTTGGAGATTGCTATAGAGAGCGTCAGTGAATCAGTTGAGACCACTCCAGGGCATAATCGCAGACCAACTCGTGGTAGCGAAGACACAGCTTCAGATGACAGACAAGGATCATCTGTTTCAGCTGATGACCTCCTC GCTCTAACGAAACAGTATTCAAGCGAATTGCTACAGACAGAAATGGAGAGAACAAGTGTGAACACAGCATGCTTTGCAGAGTCGGTTCCAGTTGAGCCAATTCCTCCTCTATTACCTAAAGCTTCGTACAGAGGACCGATGGATCCTCCAAGCAGAAACTACAGAGGCTCACAATCCTCAGGTTCTCCAATTCATGCTCGACCCAGACGAAGATAA
- the LOC106376728 gene encoding sm-like protein LSM3B codes for MSGEEDATVREPLDLIRLSLDERIYVKLRSDRELRGKLHAFDQHLNMILGDVEEVITTVEIDDETYEEIVRTTKRNIQFLFVRGDGVILVSPPLRAP; via the exons ATGTCCGGCGAGGAAGACGCCACCGTGAGGGAGCCGCTAGATCTGATCCGTCTGAGTCTCGACGAGAGAATCTATGTCAAGCTCCGCTCAGACCGCGAGCTTCGCGGCAAGCTTCAC GCGTTTGATCAGCATTTGAATATGATTCTGGGCGATgttgaagaagttatcacaACAGTTGAGATTGATGATGAGACATATGAAGAGATTGTCCGG ACGACAAAGCGCAACATTCAGTTTCTATTTGTGAGAGGAGATGGAGTTATATTGGTGTCTCCACCACTCAGGGCACCCTAA